The Winogradskyella schleiferi genome has a window encoding:
- a CDS encoding YdeI/OmpD-associated family protein — protein MIELPELYFKTDIEWREWLHNNHNAAKGVYLIFYKVAHENDSMRWEEAVKIALCFGWIDSTVKSLGNGKRRQYFCPRKPKSVWSALNKTYIKELKKQNLMHQSGLNTIKIAKENGSWSALDDVENGIIPEALQKAFDYNKNAYDNYLNFAPSYRKSYLYYLNQAKRESTRQKRIAEIIELCDANIKSRDTR, from the coding sequence ATGATAGAATTACCAGAACTATATTTTAAAACAGACATAGAATGGCGAGAATGGTTGCATAACAACCATAATGCTGCAAAAGGTGTTTATCTCATTTTCTACAAAGTCGCACACGAAAATGATTCCATGCGTTGGGAAGAGGCGGTAAAGATTGCACTTTGTTTTGGTTGGATCGATTCCACTGTGAAAAGTCTTGGAAATGGAAAACGCAGACAATACTTCTGCCCAAGAAAGCCAAAAAGCGTTTGGAGTGCATTGAATAAAACTTACATTAAAGAATTAAAAAAGCAAAACTTGATGCACCAGAGTGGACTTAACACCATTAAAATTGCAAAAGAAAATGGAAGTTGGTCTGCTTTAGATGATGTAGAAAATGGCATTATTCCCGAAGCCCTTCAGAAGGCATTTGACTACAATAAGAATGCATATGATAATTACCTCAACTTTGCGCCGAGTTACAGAAAGAGTTATTTGTATTATTTAAATCAAGCCAAACGGGAATCAACACGACAAAAAAGAATCGCAGAGATTATTGAACTCTGCGATGCTAATATTAAAAGTCGGGATACTAGATAA
- a CDS encoding adenylate/guanylate cyclase domain-containing response regulator, with amino-acid sequence MMSKILVVDDEADLEVLIKQKFRKKIRDKEYEFLFAENGRHALEKLDKDPDVDIVLSDINMPEMDGLTLLTKLNELSPLIKSVIVSAYGDMANIRTAMNRGAYDFITKPINFEDLTLTMEKTIKHAQHIKETLQAIKENNILKMYVDENVLNFMGNREYESTIMANETIEATVVFIDICGFTKISENATANTVVKLINTYFDEMVKEIMQHKGYVDKFIGDAIMAVFRGDYHLDRAIDASLAVCEKINKLPALDGNLEFKPKVSIGIKSGEMISGNIGSASLKRLDYTVIGDTVNTAARLQDAAKENQIIISEDCYNQVKESFKCEKVGSITVKNKAEPLTIYEVKE; translated from the coding sequence ATGATGTCAAAAATATTAGTAGTTGATGACGAAGCCGATTTAGAGGTTCTTATAAAACAGAAGTTTCGAAAAAAAATTCGCGATAAGGAATATGAATTTCTTTTTGCGGAAAACGGTCGTCACGCTTTAGAAAAACTAGATAAAGACCCAGATGTCGATATTGTATTAAGTGACATCAACATGCCAGAAATGGATGGACTTACACTATTAACCAAGCTCAACGAGTTGAGCCCGTTAATTAAATCGGTTATTGTTTCAGCATATGGTGATATGGCAAACATAAGAACCGCTATGAATCGCGGTGCTTACGACTTTATTACTAAACCGATCAACTTTGAAGATTTAACGCTTACGATGGAAAAAACCATTAAACATGCACAGCACATTAAAGAAACACTTCAAGCTATAAAGGAGAATAATATTCTAAAAATGTATGTTGATGAAAATGTGCTGAACTTCATGGGTAATCGTGAATATGAATCTACAATAATGGCGAATGAAACCATTGAAGCTACCGTAGTTTTCATTGATATTTGTGGTTTTACTAAAATCAGTGAAAATGCAACAGCGAATACTGTTGTCAAGCTGATAAACACTTATTTTGATGAAATGGTAAAGGAAATCATGCAGCACAAAGGCTATGTAGATAAGTTCATAGGCGATGCTATAATGGCCGTGTTTAGAGGTGATTATCATCTAGATCGCGCTATTGATGCCTCGCTTGCAGTTTGTGAAAAAATTAATAAGCTACCAGCTCTGGATGGTAACTTAGAATTCAAACCAAAAGTTTCGATAGGCATTAAGAGCGGAGAAATGATTTCGGGAAATATTGGATCCGCTAGTTTAAAACGTTTGGATTATACGGTCATTGGAGATACTGTAAACACTGCAGCTCGATTACAAGATGCAGCAAAAGAAAACCAGATTATCATTTCTGAAGATTGCTACAACCAAGTAAAGGAATCTTTTAAATGTGAGAAAGTTGGAAGTATTACGGTAAAGAATAAGGCCGAGCCTTTAACTATTTATGAAGTAAAGGAATAA
- a CDS encoding DUF6265 family protein, translated as MNAFKIKSMKVSIMMAIMVFLSYTSSCKAQSEKTLEPKLENIAWLSGTWHGKAFGGITEEIWSDPSGGSMMATFKLINDGNVTFYEIEVIREIENSLILQLKHFGPDLKGWETKDETVDFPLVKITENKVVFEGMTFYKISDSEINIYVDIKDDKGKVEVVKFNYKKKIEKPINQFITVKKAKTKPLIDGKADDNIWSETNWLPLDQLWLGEAYSKDDFSGRYKLSWSEDALYLLAEIQDDQLIDKNSDPLVAWWDDDCLEIFIDEDNSGGEHQYNHNAFAYHIALDGNVVDMSTEKKGKLYNSHLESKRITTGKTSIWEVKISVFNDTYNEVGENHPEKLQLGKKIGFALAYCDNDKSKERENFIGSVFVEGDDKNRGWIDAHIFGTLKLID; from the coding sequence ATGAACGCATTTAAAATTAAGAGTATGAAAGTATCTATTATGATGGCAATAATGGTTTTCCTAAGCTATACATCATCTTGTAAGGCTCAGAGTGAAAAAACCCTCGAACCCAAACTGGAAAACATTGCATGGCTATCTGGCACATGGCACGGTAAAGCTTTTGGAGGCATTACCGAAGAGATATGGAGTGACCCTTCTGGTGGTTCCATGATGGCAACGTTTAAATTAATTAACGACGGCAATGTCACCTTTTATGAAATTGAGGTGATTAGAGAAATTGAAAACTCATTGATTCTTCAACTCAAACATTTTGGTCCAGATTTAAAAGGGTGGGAAACCAAGGATGAAACGGTTGATTTTCCATTAGTAAAAATCACTGAAAACAAAGTTGTTTTTGAAGGCATGACTTTCTATAAAATCAGTGATTCAGAAATAAATATCTATGTGGACATCAAAGATGATAAGGGTAAAGTTGAGGTTGTAAAGTTCAACTATAAAAAGAAAATAGAGAAACCCATAAATCAATTCATAACGGTAAAAAAGGCAAAAACAAAACCTCTTATCGACGGAAAAGCCGATGACAACATATGGTCTGAGACCAACTGGTTGCCGTTGGATCAATTATGGCTTGGCGAGGCTTATTCTAAAGACGATTTTTCAGGTCGTTATAAATTATCTTGGTCAGAAGATGCCCTTTATCTATTGGCAGAAATACAAGATGATCAATTAATTGACAAGAATTCTGATCCGTTGGTCGCCTGGTGGGACGATGATTGCCTTGAAATTTTTATAGACGAAGACAATAGTGGTGGCGAACACCAATACAATCATAATGCCTTTGCTTATCACATTGCATTAGATGGAAATGTGGTGGATATGTCCACAGAGAAGAAAGGAAAACTTTATAATTCGCACCTAGAATCTAAGCGCATTACTACTGGAAAAACTTCGATATGGGAGGTAAAAATCTCAGTATTCAATGACACCTACAACGAAGTGGGAGAAAATCATCCTGAAAAGCTACAACTTGGGAAAAAGATCGGTTTTGCACTAGCCTATTGCGATAATGATAAAAGCAAGGAACGTGAAAACTTCATAGGTTCAGTGTTTGTTGAAGGCGACGATAAAAACAGAGGTTGGATAGATGCTCATATTTTCGGAACTTTAAAATTGATCGATTAA
- a CDS encoding Pycsar system effector family protein has product MEEQNPIKKPASKRISQSSHTEELVDHYWGTINYLTDLIKASELKAGLILSFYGILLNFIYQGTENFSGQLTNDTYLYILIGAWICCTTASIFFCIRCFIPKIEGKFSKNMFFFKDIISKFGDVKEFSTTFLTMSKDEDALFMQLGEQIFIISKISAWKFKNVKRAISLLALGLIILFIIGLYHVIFILT; this is encoded by the coding sequence ATGGAAGAACAAAACCCAATTAAAAAACCAGCCTCAAAAAGAATAAGTCAAAGTAGTCATACCGAAGAATTAGTTGATCATTATTGGGGAACCATAAATTATTTAACCGATTTAATTAAGGCTTCTGAACTAAAAGCGGGTTTAATATTGTCCTTTTACGGTATTCTCTTGAATTTCATTTATCAAGGTACAGAAAATTTTTCGGGCCAATTAACCAATGACACCTATCTATATATTCTTATTGGTGCTTGGATATGCTGTACTACGGCTTCCATTTTTTTCTGTATCCGCTGTTTTATTCCAAAGATTGAAGGTAAGTTCTCTAAAAACATGTTTTTTTTTAAGGATATCATTTCAAAATTTGGTGATGTCAAAGAGTTTTCAACGACTTTTTTAACTATGAGCAAAGACGAGGACGCATTGTTTATGCAATTGGGCGAGCAAATATTTATCATTTCAAAAATCTCCGCTTGGAAATTTAAAAATGTAAAACGCGCCATTAGCCTTTTGGCTTTGGGTCTGATTATTTTATTTATCATAGGTTTGTACCACGTTATTTTTATTTTAACTTAG
- a CDS encoding vWA domain-containing protein, translating into MNDIRKKSGFVFKTYEAPNQSPFEKLFEIFKELITYTSGDFDEAIDWLRQLDKEYKLTTPDYTIDDFIEDLKNKGYIREELDPNGTGEGGSGISITAKTERAIRQQALDHIFGKIKRSGSGNHKSKGVGLGDEHTGDFRAYQFGDSLDKVSMTESIRNAQINSGIGDFSLTEDDLVVEETLHKSQMSTVLMIDISHSMILYGEDRITPAKKVAMALAELITTRYPKDTLEILVFGNDAWPIKIKELPYLKVGPYHTNTVAGLQLAMDMLRRKRNTNKQIFMITDGKPSCLRMPDGQYYKNSNGLDPYITNKCYAMAQQARRLHIPITTFMIAEDPYLMQFIREFTQANRGKAFYTGLKGLGEMIFEDYENNRKKRIRG; encoded by the coding sequence ATGAATGATATAAGAAAAAAATCGGGTTTCGTTTTTAAAACGTATGAAGCTCCAAATCAATCCCCTTTCGAAAAACTCTTCGAAATTTTTAAGGAGTTAATTACATATACTTCTGGAGATTTTGATGAAGCCATAGATTGGTTACGTCAACTCGATAAAGAATATAAGTTGACTACGCCAGATTATACCATCGATGACTTTATTGAAGACTTAAAGAATAAAGGTTACATCAGAGAAGAACTTGATCCCAATGGGACAGGCGAGGGCGGAAGTGGAATCTCCATTACCGCAAAAACAGAACGTGCCATTCGTCAGCAAGCTTTAGATCACATCTTCGGAAAGATAAAACGTAGTGGTTCTGGGAATCATAAAAGCAAAGGTGTTGGTCTTGGCGATGAGCATACAGGAGATTTTAGAGCTTATCAATTTGGTGATAGTTTGGATAAAGTGTCCATGACTGAAAGCATTAGAAACGCCCAGATTAATAGTGGTATTGGTGATTTTAGTCTCACGGAAGACGATTTGGTGGTTGAAGAGACGCTTCATAAAAGTCAAATGAGTACGGTTTTGATGATTGATATCAGCCATAGTATGATACTATATGGCGAAGATCGAATCACGCCAGCAAAAAAGGTGGCGATGGCTTTGGCCGAATTGATTACCACGCGCTATCCCAAAGATACTTTAGAGATTTTAGTATTCGGTAACGATGCATGGCCCATTAAAATTAAAGAATTACCTTATCTTAAAGTTGGACCGTATCATACCAACACCGTTGCAGGATTACAATTAGCTATGGATATGTTACGTAGAAAACGGAATACCAACAAGCAGATTTTTATGATTACGGATGGTAAGCCAAGTTGTTTACGAATGCCAGACGGTCAATATTATAAGAATAGCAATGGTTTGGATCCATACATAACGAATAAATGTTACGCTATGGCGCAACAGGCAAGACGATTACATATTCCCATAACCACTTTTATGATTGCTGAAGATCCATACTTGATGCAATTTATTAGGGAATTTACACAAGCAAATAGAGGCAAAGCATTTTATACAGGTTTGAAAGGACTTGGGGAAATGATTTTTGAGGATTACGAAAATAATAGAAAGAAGCGGATAAGAGGATAA
- a CDS encoding response regulator → MKILVVDDEQDVKTLFLQRFRKEIRKDELDFMFAFCGEEALEKLKTMEHEAVLILSDINMPGMSGLQLLEIIKKEFLAPPPVVMMVTAYGDEDNYNTAKELGADDFLTKPVDFKLLKEKLIQSI, encoded by the coding sequence ATGAAAATATTAGTTGTAGATGATGAACAAGACGTAAAAACGCTTTTTCTTCAAAGATTCAGAAAAGAGATAAGAAAAGACGAACTAGATTTTATGTTCGCGTTTTGTGGTGAAGAAGCTCTCGAAAAACTTAAAACCATGGAGCACGAGGCTGTACTAATTTTATCAGATATCAATATGCCTGGCATGAGTGGTTTACAGCTTTTGGAAATCATTAAGAAAGAATTTTTGGCACCACCTCCTGTAGTCATGATGGTTACGGCTTATGGAGATGAAGATAATTACAACACGGCGAAAGAATTGGGTGCAGACGATTTTTTGACAAAGCCAGTTGATTTTAAACTATTAAAAGAAAAATTAATACAAAGTATATGA
- a CDS encoding MoxR family ATPase — translation MKNIKTLDELKKSGYESKSIKDELRDNLIENIKNKVTTFEGIHGYEHTVIPELERAILSRHNINLLGLRGQAKTRLARMMVNLLDEYIPVVEGSEINDDPLNPISRFAKELIKEKGDNTPISWLHRDERFAEKLATPDVTVADIIGDVDPIKAANLKLSYADDRVIHYGMIPRANRCIFVINELPDLQARIQVALFNILQEGDIQIRGFKLRLPLDMQFLFTANPEDYTNRGSIVTPLKDRIGSQILTHYPENIDTARTITSQEAKLDARQSESVYVPDLAKDLLEQISFEARESEYVDVKSGVSARMSITAFENLLSTAERRALLAGDDKTTVRLSDFIGVIPAITGKVELVYEGEQEGADFVANELMNSAIQTLFPKYFPKVEKLEKQGEETPYDDLISWFFNGEGFELLDDFDDATYKAKLDEVKPLDALIADYQPEIDSKDVYFEKEFILWGLTQFKKLSKYRYSEGMQFKDPYGSYISGL, via the coding sequence ATGAAAAACATAAAAACACTAGACGAATTAAAGAAATCAGGTTACGAATCCAAATCTATTAAAGATGAATTGAGAGATAACTTAATTGAAAATATTAAGAATAAAGTGACGACATTTGAAGGGATTCACGGTTATGAACATACGGTAATTCCTGAATTGGAACGCGCCATATTATCAAGGCATAATATCAATTTATTGGGATTACGAGGACAGGCGAAAACCCGTTTAGCACGTATGATGGTAAATTTGTTGGACGAATACATTCCAGTAGTGGAAGGCTCAGAAATTAATGATGATCCATTGAACCCAATTTCGAGATTTGCAAAAGAATTGATCAAAGAAAAAGGTGATAATACACCAATCTCTTGGTTACACAGAGATGAGCGTTTTGCTGAAAAATTAGCCACACCAGATGTTACCGTTGCTGATATTATTGGTGATGTAGATCCAATTAAGGCTGCGAATTTGAAATTGAGCTATGCCGATGATCGCGTGATTCATTATGGAATGATTCCACGTGCCAATCGTTGTATTTTTGTAATAAATGAATTACCGGATTTACAAGCACGAATTCAAGTGGCTTTGTTTAATATTTTGCAGGAGGGTGATATTCAAATTCGAGGGTTTAAATTACGATTACCATTGGATATGCAATTCTTGTTTACAGCAAACCCTGAAGATTATACCAACAGAGGAAGCATCGTTACCCCTTTGAAAGATAGAATTGGTTCGCAAATTTTAACCCACTACCCAGAAAATATTGATACAGCGAGAACGATTACATCTCAAGAAGCTAAGTTAGATGCTCGACAATCAGAATCCGTTTACGTACCAGATTTAGCAAAAGACCTTTTAGAGCAAATTAGTTTTGAAGCGAGGGAAAGTGAGTACGTCGATGTAAAGAGTGGAGTAAGTGCTAGAATGAGTATTACAGCGTTTGAAAATCTTTTAAGTACAGCAGAACGACGCGCATTACTGGCTGGTGATGATAAAACAACAGTGCGTTTATCTGATTTTATTGGCGTTATTCCAGCAATAACAGGGAAGGTAGAGCTCGTTTACGAAGGCGAACAAGAAGGCGCAGATTTCGTTGCCAATGAATTAATGAATAGTGCTATTCAAACCTTGTTTCCAAAATACTTTCCGAAAGTTGAAAAGTTAGAAAAACAAGGCGAAGAAACCCCTTATGATGATTTAATTTCTTGGTTCTTTAATGGTGAAGGTTTTGAATTGTTGGATGATTTTGACGATGCCACTTACAAAGCAAAACTAGATGAGGTAAAACCTTTAGACGCTCTAATTGCAGATTACCAACCCGAAATAGATTCAAAAGATGTCTATTTTGAAAAAGAATTTATTCTTTGGGGTTTAACACAATTTAAAAAATTGAGTAAATATCGTTATTCAGAAGGCATGCAGTTTAAGGATCCTTATGGAAGTTATATTAGTGGGTTATAG
- a CDS encoding ATP-binding protein, with translation MNAIKRQDLEDTYQTLMEVCSNVNPNVEDLDPILLQSIVAFGTTADERIFSKSDFYAFIKRQEVQSQGLDMQWQTSPIVHRVSKDENSAVFIDDLIVTLSINDQPHKLELRCSVVFEYQEGKWFVVHMHASKPEEAESETDTFGIEQWKQKTKELEQIVAERTADLIDKNNELETAIATLKSTQAQLIQSEKMASLGELTAGIAHEIQNPLNFVNNFSEVSNELIDEILEEREKKNEERDEALVGDILEDIKQNLEKINHHGKRADGIVKGMLQHSRSSSGKKELTDINSLTDEYLRLAYHGLRAKDKSFNANLETDYDNGITTIDVVPQDVGRVILNLFTNAFYAVDEKKSHSKSNNYKPTVSVSTKKLQDRVEICVKDNGNGIPKTILDKIFQPFFTTKPTGKGTGLGLSMSYDIIQAHNGELQVETGEGQFTAFKIILPITKTTVP, from the coding sequence ATGAACGCCATAAAACGACAAGACCTAGAAGATACTTACCAAACTTTAATGGAAGTTTGTTCAAACGTAAATCCTAATGTAGAGGACCTCGACCCTATTTTATTACAGTCTATTGTTGCGTTTGGGACTACTGCTGATGAACGTATATTCTCCAAATCGGATTTCTATGCCTTCATCAAAAGACAAGAAGTGCAAAGCCAAGGTCTTGATATGCAATGGCAAACTTCACCAATTGTCCATAGAGTTTCAAAGGATGAAAATTCAGCAGTATTTATTGACGATTTGATAGTGACCTTATCTATAAATGATCAGCCACATAAATTGGAATTAAGATGCTCTGTTGTGTTTGAATACCAAGAAGGCAAATGGTTTGTCGTTCATATGCACGCATCAAAACCCGAAGAAGCGGAAAGCGAAACTGACACTTTCGGTATAGAACAATGGAAACAAAAAACCAAAGAACTAGAACAGATTGTCGCAGAACGAACGGCAGATTTAATTGATAAAAATAATGAATTGGAAACAGCCATTGCTACCTTAAAATCCACCCAAGCACAACTCATTCAATCAGAAAAAATGGCAAGTTTAGGAGAATTAACTGCAGGCATTGCACACGAGATTCAAAACCCACTCAACTTTGTCAATAATTTCTCTGAAGTAAGTAATGAGTTGATTGATGAAATTCTAGAGGAAAGAGAAAAGAAAAATGAAGAAAGAGATGAAGCACTAGTTGGAGACATTTTGGAAGACATTAAACAAAACCTCGAAAAAATAAACCACCACGGTAAGCGTGCCGATGGTATTGTAAAAGGAATGCTGCAACACAGCCGAAGTAGCTCTGGTAAAAAAGAACTAACTGATATCAACAGTCTAACCGATGAATATCTCAGATTAGCCTACCATGGCTTACGCGCCAAAGACAAATCATTTAATGCTAATTTGGAGACTGACTATGATAATGGCATTACAACCATTGACGTTGTTCCCCAAGATGTCGGTCGCGTTATTCTAAACCTCTTTACTAATGCGTTTTATGCCGTTGATGAAAAAAAATCCCATTCTAAATCCAATAATTATAAACCTACGGTTTCAGTAAGTACAAAGAAATTACAGGATAGAGTTGAAATTTGTGTAAAGGACAATGGTAATGGTATACCTAAAACTATCTTAGATAAAATTTTTCAACCCTTTTTCACTACTAAACCTACGGGTAAAGGGACTGGTTTAGGTCTATCCATGAGTTATGATATCATTCAGGCACATAATGGTGAACTTCAAGTAGAGACTGGAGAAGGCCAATTTACAGCATTCAAAATAATATTACCAATCACAAAAACCACAGTACCATGA
- a CDS encoding M1 family metallopeptidase — protein sequence MKLKYILIITLVVSMFSVNAQLLQDKESFTHQDTLRGSITPERDWWDLTYYHLDVEVQPDDKFISGKNFIQYKVLKPHQVLQIDLQAPMEITSVLQNGKELQVKHDGNAHFITLTKDQYIGDLNSIEVYYKGNPREAKRAPWDGGFSWKKDKNGNHFIATSNQGLGASVWWPNKDHMYDEVDSMLISVTHPKGLTNVSNGRLRALVENDNNNTVTSHWFVNNPINNYGVNVNIGDYANFSEVYDGEKGKLDMDYWVLKHNLEKAKIHFKDAPKMMKAFEHWFGPYPFYEDSFKLVEVPYLGMEHQSSVTYGNKYMNGYLGTDLSRTGWGLKFDFIIIHEAGHEWFANNITNKDIADMWIHEGFTAYSENLFLDYYYGKEASADYVIGTRANIQNDKPLIGLYDVNHEGSSDMYYKGANMLHTLRQLIEDDEEWRQILRGLNSEFYHQTVTTKQIEDYLSEQTGIDLTEFFNQYLRTTKIPTLEYSIKNGQLKYHWTEIVEGFDMPIQIEIGKATEWLFPKAHWQTKNLKADDIKIDRDFYVRSKRL from the coding sequence ATGAAATTGAAATATATCCTTATCATAACGTTAGTTGTCTCAATGTTTTCGGTAAATGCGCAATTACTTCAAGATAAAGAATCATTTACACATCAAGATACGCTAAGAGGAAGTATCACTCCTGAACGCGATTGGTGGGATTTAACTTATTATCATTTGGATGTTGAAGTTCAACCTGATGACAAATTCATTTCAGGCAAAAACTTTATACAATATAAAGTTTTGAAACCTCATCAGGTCTTGCAGATTGATTTGCAAGCGCCAATGGAAATTACGTCTGTGCTTCAAAATGGCAAAGAACTTCAGGTTAAACATGATGGTAATGCACATTTTATTACGCTTACCAAAGATCAATATATTGGAGACCTCAATTCTATTGAAGTATATTATAAAGGCAATCCAAGAGAAGCCAAACGCGCACCTTGGGATGGTGGATTTTCATGGAAAAAAGATAAGAACGGAAATCACTTTATAGCGACATCTAATCAAGGTCTTGGCGCAAGCGTATGGTGGCCTAACAAAGACCACATGTACGATGAAGTGGATAGTATGCTTATTAGCGTAACGCATCCTAAAGGCTTAACCAATGTTTCCAATGGTCGATTGAGAGCATTAGTGGAGAATGATAACAACAATACTGTGACGTCACATTGGTTTGTCAATAATCCCATCAATAATTATGGTGTGAATGTAAATATTGGCGATTACGCGAATTTTTCAGAAGTCTATGACGGCGAAAAAGGTAAGTTGGATATGGACTATTGGGTACTTAAACATAACTTAGAAAAAGCGAAAATCCATTTTAAAGATGCACCAAAAATGATGAAAGCATTTGAGCATTGGTTTGGACCATATCCGTTTTATGAAGATAGTTTTAAGCTCGTAGAAGTGCCTTATTTAGGGATGGAACACCAGAGTTCTGTTACCTATGGAAACAAATATATGAATGGCTATTTAGGCACTGATTTATCCCGTACGGGTTGGGGTTTAAAATTCGATTTTATTATTATCCATGAAGCTGGTCATGAGTGGTTCGCCAATAATATCACAAATAAGGATATTGCAGATATGTGGATTCATGAAGGGTTTACAGCCTATTCCGAAAATCTTTTTTTAGATTATTATTACGGCAAGGAAGCTTCAGCCGATTATGTCATTGGCACACGAGCGAATATTCAAAATGACAAACCACTTATTGGACTATATGATGTTAACCATGAAGGCTCTAGTGATATGTATTACAAAGGAGCGAATATGCTTCATACGCTGAGACAGCTTATTGAAGATGATGAAGAATGGCGACAAATACTTCGTGGCTTAAATTCTGAATTCTATCACCAAACAGTAACCACAAAACAGATTGAAGATTACTTAAGCGAACAAACGGGAATTGATTTAACCGAATTTTTTAACCAGTATTTGAGAACTACAAAAATTCCAACACTGGAATATTCAATTAAAAATGGTCAACTGAAGTACCATTGGACTGAAATTGTCGAAGGTTTTGATATGCCAATTCAAATTGAAATTGGTAAAGCCACAGAATGGTTATTTCCAAAAGCGCACTGGCAAACAAAAAACCTCAAAGCTGATGACATCAAAATCGATAGAGATTTTTATGTGAGGTCTAAAAGACTGTAA